The Staphylothermus marinus F1 genome has a segment encoding these proteins:
- a CDS encoding DUF1122 family protein has protein sequence MSKRTRDLIGFIDLFKHGFSIDSFSLRGRVWKGRFPEETNIEVFIEKDNCRNSLFHMKVFRGRLPLYRPWIEIHTILSSACGVTFDGLVEDTVLDLLSIYTGPGGRVFIEYEWDPVTMRELEVDIPPAFTRLGYKLLVRGFTWFKDWYYAEGFMEGGRKLQAEKPVSPQRAKQHLQTLASDAKNLLEKGLPSGMEKLEYRIKGILILLDSFK, from the coding sequence ATGTCTAAAAGAACAAGAGATCTTATTGGATTTATCGATCTTTTCAAGCATGGTTTTTCTATAGATAGTTTTTCGTTGCGAGGAAGAGTTTGGAAAGGAAGATTCCCCGAGGAAACCAACATAGAAGTATTTATTGAGAAAGATAATTGTAGAAATTCTTTATTTCACATGAAAGTATTTAGGGGGCGTCTTCCTCTATATAGACCTTGGATCGAGATCCATACTATCTTATCGTCTGCTTGCGGAGTAACGTTTGATGGTTTAGTTGAGGATACAGTATTAGATCTATTATCAATTTATACCGGACCAGGTGGTAGAGTATTTATTGAGTATGAATGGGATCCGGTAACAATGCGAGAATTAGAAGTAGATATTCCCCCTGCTTTTACTAGGCTCGGATATAAGCTTCTAGTTAGAGGATTCACATGGTTTAAGGATTGGTATTATGCTGAAGGTTTTATGGAGGGAGGCCGAAAGCTTCAAGCCGAAAAACCTGTTTCACCTCAACGAGCAAAACAACACTTGCAAACCTTGGCATCGGATGCTAAAAACTTGTTGGAGAAAGGATTACCTTCTGGAATGGAAAAACTAGAATACAGAATTAAGGGTATTCTTATTCTTTTGGATTCTTTTAAATAA